Proteins encoded together in one Oxalobacteraceae sp. CFBP 8761 window:
- a CDS encoding phospholipase translates to MSAETYLRTEQVHINEVSCHANSTVQWFAEVRNKKGSATHPITHNNRLRLLVCGKEGFAAIAKDIAEAKESIDLVCWGFDPGMELNRNGYIWPRADTYGDLLIAAGRRGVSVRLLIWYSWIGGKKQKHMPGHTHGTSPWHTQKSDLVGQQLHAKTSLEMIREHAREHRHQKKWMISGDELGAMAKEEYCCSWYRAAFKNLLRGISIRLRDGDCNSNEKSLGHERGRPDFSESYLLEHHGTHHQKPVLIDFNYKQGEKAVGYVMGLNSMTGYWDTEEHGVDNLLREHGEVNTLKEKTQGVDGVHDFETLKPLRDYACRIDGGRALIPLHENFERAWARAGNGDNPYAKTASYVCSTPPSALLRKATGGDSTVQIVRTQPEEDDFTIKEIYFNATRVAAGGGGYLYLENQYFQYQEWAEHLLAIRKAVLAGWNRNCAKIGKGSEDVPVMHVFVVIPAPESAGMIPRTYETLAPLGQQGGLTQQVDMIDKTNEQARLERTMPKPFFGDAVDRRASAPKPLPEVVVAANRIDKPSELILKNTYGLRVCVAMLNACEFNEARRAWRYREIYIHSKLLLVDDSFFTLGSANLNQRSMAVDSEINLATNDQRHATALRRRIWSTLATKKNDGGNATPREIERTFKDWVSLMKLNKDRQKARSNKPVDKQMEGFIVPLDDGRCSIARVA, encoded by the coding sequence ATGAGCGCCGAAACTTATCTGCGAACCGAGCAGGTGCACATCAACGAAGTCAGCTGCCATGCGAATTCGACCGTTCAGTGGTTCGCGGAAGTCAGGAACAAGAAGGGAAGCGCCACCCATCCGATCACCCACAACAATCGGCTAAGGCTCCTGGTCTGCGGCAAGGAGGGTTTCGCCGCAATCGCCAAAGACATCGCCGAGGCGAAGGAAAGCATCGATCTGGTGTGCTGGGGCTTCGATCCCGGAATGGAGCTGAACCGAAATGGGTACATCTGGCCACGGGCCGACACCTATGGCGATCTGTTGATCGCGGCCGGACGGCGGGGCGTAAGTGTTCGCTTGTTGATCTGGTATAGCTGGATCGGCGGAAAAAAACAGAAACACATGCCGGGCCATACCCACGGCACTTCACCCTGGCATACGCAGAAAAGCGATCTGGTCGGCCAACAACTGCATGCCAAGACGAGTCTGGAAATGATTCGTGAGCATGCGCGTGAGCATCGCCATCAAAAAAAATGGATGATTTCGGGCGACGAGTTGGGCGCAATGGCGAAGGAGGAGTACTGCTGCAGCTGGTATCGCGCGGCATTCAAGAATCTGCTCAGGGGCATCAGCATTCGCCTGCGCGATGGGGACTGCAATAGCAACGAAAAATCGCTCGGTCACGAGCGGGGACGACCCGATTTCAGCGAGAGTTATTTGCTGGAGCATCACGGAACCCACCACCAGAAGCCGGTACTGATCGATTTCAACTACAAGCAGGGCGAAAAGGCCGTCGGTTATGTCATGGGACTCAATTCCATGACCGGCTATTGGGACACCGAGGAGCATGGCGTCGACAATTTATTGCGCGAACACGGAGAGGTCAATACGCTGAAAGAGAAAACACAGGGCGTGGACGGCGTTCACGATTTCGAAACGCTCAAGCCGCTGCGCGATTACGCCTGCCGGATCGACGGTGGCAGGGCGCTGATACCATTGCACGAGAATTTCGAACGGGCGTGGGCGCGTGCCGGTAACGGAGACAATCCTTACGCCAAAACAGCGTCCTACGTATGCAGCACACCGCCCTCGGCCCTGCTGCGCAAGGCGACCGGCGGCGACTCGACGGTGCAGATTGTCCGCACACAGCCCGAGGAAGACGATTTCACGATCAAGGAGATCTACTTCAACGCGACCCGCGTCGCTGCGGGCGGGGGTGGCTACCTTTACCTGGAAAACCAGTATTTCCAGTATCAGGAGTGGGCTGAGCATCTGCTCGCGATCCGCAAAGCGGTGCTCGCCGGATGGAATCGCAACTGCGCGAAGATCGGCAAGGGCAGTGAAGATGTGCCCGTGATGCACGTGTTCGTCGTCATCCCGGCGCCGGAGTCGGCAGGGATGATCCCGCGCACCTACGAGACACTGGCGCCCCTGGGACAACAGGGCGGCTTGACGCAACAGGTCGACATGATCGACAAGACCAATGAACAAGCCAGACTTGAGCGAACGATGCCAAAGCCTTTTTTCGGGGATGCCGTGGACAGGCGGGCGAGCGCGCCAAAGCCCTTGCCGGAAGTCGTCGTGGCTGCTAACAGGATCGACAAGCCGTCCGAGTTGATCCTCAAGAATACGTACGGCCTGCGAGTCTGCGTGGCCATGCTCAACGCCTGCGAATTCAACGAGGCCCGTCGCGCATGGCGCTACCGTGAAATCTATATTCATTCCAAGTTGCTACTGGTCGATGACTCCTTTTTCACGCTAGGTAGTGCGAATCTGAATCAGCGCAGCATGGCGGTCGACAGCGAGATCAACCTCGCCACGAATGACCAGCGACACGCAACTGCCCTGAGAAGACGGATCTGGTCGACGCTGGCGACTAAAAAGAATGACGGCGGCAATGCGACGCCGCGAGAGATCGAACGGACGTTCAAGGACTGGGTGAGCCTGATGAAGCTCAACAAGGACAGGCAGAAGGCGCGATCAAACAAGCCGGTTGACAAGCAGATGGAAGGGTTCATCGTACCGCTCGATGATGGGCGATGCTCAATCGCGCGAGTCGCCTGA